The proteins below come from a single Pseudomonas chlororaphis genomic window:
- a CDS encoding ABC transporter substrate-binding protein → MDLRRLAGWPLLGLLMVGPGLALAAGKCERLIATGSPDAPPYLWQDPQDPKHLIGAGADLLTQVAAQLGIKIELLYAGKRAQALDEVRSGRMDLLTDAPLTTTGLEALDYVHPPLLENDYLVWTRKDSTLVINRPEDLHGHTGALSEKSRMTAGFGVFAEQQLSLTRTPNLTQAFQKLLLGEVEYVLAGRYSGLAMAQTLGMANDLQAAPQPVDKPGLFLAVSHNSACNDPWLRGQLAQKMTELSASGLAEAVLQRNLERWNTQLQSPVGAPKQ, encoded by the coding sequence ATGGATCTTCGCCGTTTGGCCGGCTGGCCGTTGTTGGGCCTGTTGATGGTCGGGCCTGGGTTGGCGCTCGCTGCCGGCAAGTGTGAACGACTGATCGCCACCGGCAGCCCGGATGCGCCGCCTTATCTTTGGCAAGACCCCCAGGACCCCAAGCATCTGATTGGCGCCGGTGCCGACCTGCTGACGCAAGTGGCGGCGCAACTGGGCATCAAGATTGAGCTGCTCTATGCCGGCAAGCGTGCCCAGGCGCTGGACGAAGTGCGCAGCGGGCGCATGGACTTGCTCACCGATGCACCGCTGACCACGACCGGGCTCGAAGCCCTGGACTACGTGCATCCGCCGCTGCTGGAAAACGATTACCTGGTCTGGACCCGCAAGGACTCCACGCTGGTCATCAACCGCCCCGAAGACCTTCATGGACATACCGGCGCCTTGTCGGAAAAGTCACGTATGACTGCAGGATTCGGCGTTTTTGCAGAGCAGCAATTGTCCCTCACCCGTACGCCAAACCTGACCCAGGCCTTTCAGAAATTGCTGTTGGGAGAGGTGGAATATGTCCTGGCGGGACGCTACTCGGGCCTGGCCATGGCGCAGACACTGGGGATGGCGAATGACCTGCAGGCCGCGCCGCAACCGGTGGATAAGCCTGGCCTGTTCCTCGCGGTTTCCCATAACTCGGCCTGCAATGACCCATGGTTACGCGGACAGCTGGCGCAAAAGATGACAGAATTGTCCGCGTCCGGCCTGGCAGAGGCTGTGTTGCAACGCAATCTAGAGCGCTGGAACACACAGTTGCAGTCTCCTGTCGGTGCCCCAAAACAGTAG
- a CDS encoding lipoprotein, protein MTIRPLFAALAVLALAGCAADPAPNEQIRLTEQALEQARAVGANADEVPELKLAEEKFARAKSNMADESYKKARMRAEQAELDARLAEAKVLTLKSQEQLNVLDTRIKRLRKQLREDAQ, encoded by the coding sequence GTGACTATTCGACCTCTTTTCGCTGCCCTGGCCGTTCTGGCTCTGGCGGGTTGCGCAGCCGATCCGGCGCCGAATGAACAGATCCGCCTGACCGAACAGGCCTTGGAGCAGGCCCGGGCCGTGGGCGCCAACGCCGACGAAGTGCCCGAGTTGAAACTGGCTGAAGAAAAGTTCGCCCGGGCCAAATCCAACATGGCCGACGAGTCCTACAAGAAGGCGCGCATGCGCGCCGAGCAGGCTGAACTGGATGCACGCCTGGCGGAAGCGAAGGTGTTGACCCTCAAGAGCCAGGAACAACTGAACGTGCTCGACACGCGTATCAAGCGCTTGCGCAAACAACTGAGGGAGGACGCCCAATGA